One genomic segment of Brassica napus cultivar Da-Ae chromosome A3, Da-Ae, whole genome shotgun sequence includes these proteins:
- the LOC106443111 gene encoding classical arabinogalactan protein 6-like produces the protein MARQFVILALLALTVATVFAADAPSASPQKSPSPTTAPTKAPATPTKAPAAAPKSTSASSPKASSPAAEGPAAEDDYSAASPSDSGEAPTDSAASPPAPTPDSTSADGPSEAEAPSSSAVTTVKLSVAGTIITAVSFLFFSL, from the coding sequence ATGGCACGTCAATTTGTCATATTGGCCCTATTGGCTTTAACCGTGGCCACCGTTTTCGCTGCTGACGCTCCCTCAGCCTCTCCCCAAAAATCTCCATCACCCACCACTGCCCCAACCAAGGCTCCCGCCACACCAACCAAAGCTCCGGCCGCCGCACCTAAGTCAACCTCAGCATCTTCTCCCAAAGCATCTTCCCCTGCTGCAGAAGGACCCGCTGCCGAGGATGACTACTCTGCGGCTAGTCCCAGTGATTCTGGCGAGGCACCCACCGACTCCGCTGCCTCTCCTCCGGCTCCCACACCCGATAGCACATCCGCCGATGGACCAAGTGAGGCAGAGGCACCAAGTAGCAGCGCCGTGACCACCGTCAAGCTCTCTGTTGCCGGCACTATCATCACCGCCGTTagcttccttttcttttctctctaa